The Trichosurus vulpecula isolate mTriVul1 chromosome 4, mTriVul1.pri, whole genome shotgun sequence genome contains a region encoding:
- the GON4L gene encoding GON-4-like protein isoform X3 codes for MSDSNEEKEVNELMEELFETFQDEMGFSNMEDEGPEEEDSVPESRPNFNTPQALRFEEPLANLLNEQHRTVKELLEQLRMKKSSTKQQPEAERPKPQSDKAQQTLILDAAQRKRLQQQMQQHVQLLTQIHLLSSANPSLSSEANTTKMFLRELGTFAQSSVVLHHQFNPKFQTMFQPCNLNGAMQLIEDFHSHIHIDWSPRKNVKKSGSEFPCLPKQVAWILATSKVFMYPELLPVCSLKAKNPRDKIFFTKAEDNLLALGLKHFEGTEFPKPLISKYLLTAKSAHQLTVRIKNLNMNRAPDNIIKYYKKTKQLPILFKCCEELQPDQWKPPVEREERHLPFWLKASLPSIQEELQHLANDAGESGNLSKVAEPTSEPGLDKGSLELRNENRYPLLLPKGVVLTLQPLAKRFSRRAWRQRRSSGLKPFLFCPSPSLQPVSNNGRSPSRLTQSEAPPSKVVVRIPRLIQPATVLQSVPIAPHLGVTGGDGFELPRALPSVAPENGTCLPQTVSHTVFSPAPAAFQPKVMLPALVTSKPRKTGTKRGLPRRERTKASPLLKTTPILPPAPVILTVPATTVKVVSLSNGCNMIQPLGAAVAQSPQTIPITTLLVSPTSFPCPLNQPLVASSIPPLIISGNPVSLPVPPRSEDNTQVKSDIPCPPAEGKSTFTAMEPKLEPQELSSLCSTLSPKEEHSPVPPTPSKATSQEDPFEGNAHSWTVVKTMEGREVLEPLPQTSWETLTFLSGDLVEIVKVEPEDPGEEMRLPRNKSPEQNICGEIKEEVSVELDTGPAGEGANSTREVKKEAVLQEEERGEMAEISSVSHETQGEGSTRGEVSKGSPKNISSPTNPAALSSPLGKPEDSSSVDGQSVGTPAGPETGGEKDGPEEEEEEDFDDFTQDEEDEEMSSASEESVLSVPELQETMEKLTWLASERRMSQEGDSEEENSQEENSEPEEEEEEEVSEGMENLQKEDEMMDEATGDPVEKPPSTFASPKVIPEVETNRIPSGESTKAVGKARGSHRTRSKRGRTRASKDTSKLLLLYDEDILERDPLREQKDLAFAQAYLTRVREALRHVPGKYEDFLRVIYEFESSTQRRTAVDLYNSLQTLLHDWPQLLKDFAAFLLPEQALACGLFEEQQAFEKSRKFLRQLEICFAENPSHHQKIIKVLQGCADCLPQEISELKTQMWQLLKGHDHLQDEFSVFFDHLRPVASRLGDFEEINWTEEKEYEFDGFEEVALPDVEEEEEHPKMSTASKNKRRKEIGGQNHEKETEWPDGPKDCVCSCHEGNPDPKLKKNRRRGCSHCSSKVCESKACKNKEPHELLGASPPPEASPTPDAKEAGRGRETGEEEALDEQDSRAPRAARKGEMPVPGLEMGRTLLSPGEGNPLDVPAPCSPESPQHPPKAGLVPNSIRSQAGTEGVHSPSPKLQTLSEAEQAGAMSNSGKAFVATGCPASTLSPIPSNTTDVGKGRASGQGKQDIPNSWLHPGRKLDIKTASRIPTILESPPPVTAISGAIHRVPVGGSSKEDSGLHVRGPDGEQHLKASEATVCANNSKVSSTGEKVVLWTREADRVILTMCQERGAQPQTFSTISQQLGNKTPGEVSHRFRELMQLFHTACEASSEDEDDATSTSNTDQLSDRGDLLSEEEPDE; via the exons ATGTCTGATTCAAATGAAG AAAAGGAAGTGAATGAGCTGATGGAAGAATTATTTGAAACT TTCCAAGATGAAATGGGTTTCTCCAACATGGAGGATGAAGGTCCAGAGGAAGAAGACAGTGTGCCTGAATCACGACCCAACTTCAATACTCCTCAAGCCTTACG GTTTGAAGAACCCCTAGCAAACTTGCTCAATGAGCAGCATCGTACAGTGAAGGAGCTGCTGGAGCAGCTAAGGATGAAGAAGTCTTCAACTAAGCAACAACCAGAGGCAGAGAGGCCCAAGCCCCAGAGTGATAAGGCCCAGCAGACTCTCATTTTGGATGCAGCTCAGAGGAAAAGACTACAGCAACAGATGCAGCAG cATGTTCAGCTTTTGACTCAGATTCACCTCTTGTCCAGTGCCAACCCCAGCCTCAGTTCAGAAGCCAATACCACCAAGATGTTTCTT AGGGAGCTGGGGACCTTTGCTCAAAGTTCCGTTGTCCTTCACCATCAGTTCAACCCCAAGTTTCAGACCATGTTCCAGCCATGTAACTTGAATGGCGCTATGCAGCTTATTGAAGACTTTCACTCACACATCCACATTGACTGGAGCCCTCGAAAAAATGTCAAGAAGAGTG GCAGTGAATTTCCTTGTCTACCAAAGCAAGTAGCCTGGATTCTGGCTACAAGCAAAGTCTTCATGTATCCAGAGCTGCTGCCAGTATGTTCCTTGAAAGCAAAAAATCCCAGGGACAAGATATTCTTCACCAAAGCAGAGGACAA TTTATTAGCTTTGGGGCTGAAACATTTTGAAGGGACTGAGTTTCCAAAGCCTCTAATCAGTAAATACCTCCTGACTGCCAAGTCTGCTCACCAGCTGACAGTGAGAATCAAGAACCTCAACATGAACAGGGCTCCTGACAATATCATTAAA tATTATAAGAAGACAAAGCAGCTGCCAATATTGTTTAAGTGCTGTGAGGAGCTTCAGCCTGATCAGTGGAAGCCAcctgtggagagggaagagagacatCTCCCATTCTGGTTAAAG GCCAGTTTACCATCCATCCAGGAGGAGCTACAACACTTAGCTAATGATGCTGGAGAATCAGGAAATTTATCCAAAGTAGCTGAGCCCACTTCTGAACCAGGCCTTGACAAAGGCAGCTTGGAGTTAAGGAATGAGAATCGATATCCCTTACTGCTGCCCAAGGGTGTGGTATTAACACTACAACCACTTGCTAAACGGTTTTCTAGGAGGGCTTGGCGCCAGAGGAGGTCATCAGGCTTGAAGcccttccttttctgtcccaGCCCTTCTCTCCAACCTGTCTCTAATAATGGGAGAAGTCCAAGTAGATTAACCCAGTCAGAAGCGCCTCCAAGCAAAGTGGTGGTCAGGATCCCCCGACTAATCCAGCCAGCCACTGTCTTACAGTCAGTGCCTATAGCTCCCCATCTTGGCGTCACTGGGGGTGATGGCTTTGAGCTTCCCAGGGCTTTGCCATCTGTGGCTCCTGAGAATGGGACTTGCCTTCCCCAAACTGTGTCCCACACTGTGTTCTCTCCTGCCCCAGCAGCCTTCCAGCCTAAGGTCATGCTGCCAGCACTTGTCACCTCCAAACCACGTAAGACAGGAACAAAGCGGGGTCTCCCAAGGAGAGAGAGGACCAAGGCCTCCCCGCTCTTAAAAACCACTCCCATCCTTCCCCCTGCACCAGTCATCCTCACTGTCCCTGCTACCACTGTAAAGGTTGTGAGCCTTAGCAATGGCTGTAATATGATCCAGCCTCTTGGTGCAGCTGTAGCTCAGAGCCCTCAGACTATCCCCATAACAACTctcttagttagccccacctccttcccctgcccactGAACCAGCCTCTTGTAGCTTCTTCCATACCACCCTTAATCATCTCGGGTAACCCTGTGAGTCTCCCTGTGCCACCCCGCTCAGAAGATAATACACAGGTGAAATCAGACATTCCTTGTCCTCCGGCTGAAGGAAAAAGTACTTTTACAGCCATGGAGCCCAAATTGGAACCACAAGAATTATCTTCCCTCTGCTCAACTCTCTCACCCAAAGAGGAACACAGTCCTGTGCCTCCCACACCAAGCAAGGCCACCAGCCAGGAAGACCCATTTGAGGGTAATGCCCATAGCTGGACTGTTGTAAAgacaatggaagggagggaagtccTAGAACCACTGCCTCAGACCTCCTGGGAAACTCTAACTTTTCTCTCAGGGGATTTGGTGGAAATTGTTAAAGTAGAGCCAGAAGAccctggagaagaaatgagactGCCCCGGAACAAGTCCCCTGAGCAGAATATCTGTGGTGAAATCAAAGAAGAGGTCTCTGTGGAGCTGGATACAGGTCCTGCAGGTGAGGGTGCAAATAGCACCCGAGAGGTAAAGAAAGAGGCTGTTTtacaggaggaggagagaggtgagATGGCAGAGATATCTTCAGTTTCCCATGAGACTCAGGGGGAAGGGAGCACAAGAGGAGAGGTGAGCAAAGGGTCTCCCAAGAATATTTCCTCTCCTACTAATCCTGCTGCCCTTAGTAGTCCCCTAGGGAAGCCTGAAGATTCATCCAGTGTTGATGGCCAGTCAGTGGGAACCCCAGCTGGCCCAGAAACAGGGGGTGAGAAGGATGGGccggaagaggaagaggaagaagattttGATGATTTCACacaagatgaggaagatgaggagatgTCATCGGCTTCTGAAGAATCTGTGCTCTCAGTTCCTGAGCTTCAG GAGACCATGGAAAAGTTAACTTGGCTGGCTTCTGAGAGGCGCATGAGCCAGGAGGGTGATTCTGAGGAAGAGAATTCCCAGGAAGAGAACTCAGAgcctgaagaagaagaagaagaggaggtttCAGAGGGAATGGAGAACCTGCAGAAGGAAGATGAAATGATGGATGAAGCAACTGGAGATCCTGTTGAGAAGCCCCCTTCCACATTTGCTTCACCTAAAGTAATCCCAGAAGTGGAGACCAACAGGATTCCCTCAG GAGAAAGCACCAAAGCTGTTGGAAAAGCCCGGGGTAGTCACCGTACTCGGAGCAAGAGAGGCCGGACCCGGGCCAGTAAGGACACCTCCAAGCTACTCTTGCTCTACGATGAAGACATCCTGGAACGAGACCCCCTGAGGGAGCAAAAGGATCTGGCATTTGCCCAGGCTTATCTGACCAGA GTACGTGAGGCCCTACGCCATGTCCCTGGCAAGTATGAGGACTTCCTTCGTGTCATTTATGAGTTTGAGTCTAGCACACAGAGACGGACAGCTGTGGATTTGTACAATAGTCTGCAGACCCTACTCCATGACTGGCCTCAACTACTGAAGGATTTTGCTGCATTCTTGTTGCCAGAGCAGGCCTTGGCCTGTGGCCTA TTTGAAGAGCAGCAGGCCTTTGAGAAGAGCAGAAAGTTCCTTCGGCAACTGGAGATTTGCTTTGCAGAAAACCCTTCCCACCATCAGAAGATCATCAAAGTCCTGCAGGGCTGTGCAGACTGTCTTCCACAGGAGATCAGTGAG CTTAAGACTCAGATGTGGCAGCTACTTAAGGGCCATGACCATCTTCAGGATGaattttctgtcttctttgatCATCTTCGACCAGTGGCTAGTCGACTGGGTGACTTCGAGGAGATCAATTGGACCGAGGAGAAAGAGTATGAG TTTGATGGCTTTGAAGAAGTGGCTCTTCCAGAtgtagaagaagaagaggagcatCCCAAGATGTCCACAGCCTCaaaaaataagaggagaaaagaaattggGGGCCAGAACCATGAGAAG GAAACAGAGTGGCCAGATGGCCCCAAGGATTGTGTCTGTTCCTGCCATGAGGGCAATCCTGACCCCAAGCTAAAGAAGAACAGAAGGAGAGGTTGCAGCCATTGCAGCAGCAAG GTGTGTGAAAGCAAGGCTTGCAAAAACAAGGAACCCCATGAGCTGCTGGGTGCAAGCCCTCCTCCTGAGGCCAGCCCTACCCCTGATGCTAAAGAGGCTGGACGAGGCAGGGAGACAGGGGAGGAAGAGGCGCTGGATGAACAAGATAGCAGAGCCCCTAGAGCAGCCAGAAAAGGGGAGATGCCTGTTCCAG GATTGGAAATGGGAAGAACATTGCtttcccctggagaaggaaaccccTTGGATGTCCCAGCACCTTGTTCACCAGAGAGCCCTCAACATCCCCCTAAAGCTGGACTTGTGCCCAATTCAATCAGAAGCCAAGCTGGAACTGAAGGAGTCCATAGCCCATCCCCCAAACTGCAAACCTTGAGTGAAGCCGAGCAGGCAGGGGCCATGTCAAATTCTGGGAAAGCATTTGTTGCTACTGGGTGCCCTGCCTCCACTCTGAGCCCTATACCATCAAACACCACAGATGTTGGGAAAGGACGGGCCTCTGGGCAAGGAAAACAAGACATTCCAAATAGCTGGCTGCACCCTGGCAGAAAACTTGACATTAAGACAGCAAGCAGGATTCCCACCATCCTTGAATCCCCCCCACCAGTAACTGCCATTTCAGGGGCTATTCACAGAGTCCCTGTTGGAGGTTCATCCAAAGAGGACAGTGGCTTGCATGTCAGGGGACCTGATGGAGAGCAACATCTAAAGGCTTCAGAAGCTACAGTATGTGCCAACAACAGCAAGGTCAGCTCCACTGGGGAAAAGGTTGTCCTATGGACAAG GGAGGCTGACCGAGTGATCCTGACCATGTGCCAGGAACGAGGGGCACAGCCTCAGACTTTCAGCACCATCTCACAGCAATTGGGCAATAAGACTCCTGGAGAG GTCTCACACAGGTTCAGGGAACTGATGCAGCTCTTCCACACAGCCTGTGAGGCCAGCtctgaggatgaggatgatgctACCAGCACCAGTAACACAGACCAACTCTCTGATCGGGGGGACCTCCTGTCTGAAGAGGAGCCAGATGAATGA